The following coding sequences lie in one Tichowtungia aerotolerans genomic window:
- a CDS encoding dihydrolipoamide acetyltransferase family protein codes for MATEVLMPRQGQSVESCIIIGWHVKEGDVVTEGQSLCEVETDKATFEVESPAAGTVLGVFYPDDADVEVLKVIAAIGEPGEDISAMRPADAEAAPAAAPAEAPKAEEKPAPAPAAAPAPVAVASSAPTGKASPRAKKLAEQKGVDVSALAGTGPEGRVIERDVAAAQPVAITPAAAAKAAAEGIEIPSIGTGLGGRVTLADLTSVAPEAVGEAVAAMDFPGAVTEIPVKGVRKVVAGRMLNSLQTTAQLTLNSSVDARSILGYRKKCKAAPEEAGVAGITINDVVLYAVVKTLMEFPELNAHMLGDKIVEFGNVHLGMAVDTPRGLMVPVIRYANAMTLKQLSAEAKRLAKACIEGTIDPDALTGGTFTVTNLGAMGIESFTPVLNAPEVGILGVCNVQMKPVMNKEGGADFVPHMGLSLTFDHCAADGAPAARFIASLRTKLAAFELTLAG; via the coding sequence ATGGCAACAGAAGTTTTAATGCCGAGACAGGGACAAAGTGTCGAGTCCTGTATTATCATCGGCTGGCATGTAAAAGAGGGGGATGTGGTCACGGAAGGCCAGTCGCTCTGTGAGGTTGAAACCGACAAAGCAACGTTTGAAGTTGAATCCCCGGCTGCAGGTACTGTGCTCGGAGTTTTTTATCCCGATGACGCTGATGTCGAGGTTTTGAAGGTGATCGCCGCGATCGGCGAGCCCGGCGAAGATATTTCTGCCATGCGTCCGGCTGATGCAGAAGCTGCTCCTGCCGCAGCTCCCGCCGAAGCGCCGAAAGCTGAGGAAAAACCCGCGCCGGCTCCTGCCGCTGCTCCGGCACCGGTTGCCGTTGCATCTTCCGCACCGACCGGCAAAGCCTCGCCGCGCGCCAAAAAACTGGCTGAACAGAAGGGCGTCGATGTTTCCGCTCTGGCCGGTACCGGACCGGAAGGTCGCGTGATTGAACGCGACGTTGCCGCCGCGCAGCCGGTCGCCATTACGCCTGCTGCCGCCGCGAAAGCCGCCGCTGAAGGTATCGAAATTCCAAGCATTGGAACCGGGCTTGGAGGACGCGTTACGCTGGCCGATCTGACTTCGGTTGCTCCGGAAGCGGTCGGCGAAGCCGTTGCCGCTATGGACTTCCCGGGCGCCGTTACCGAAATCCCGGTCAAAGGTGTTCGCAAAGTGGTTGCCGGTCGCATGCTGAATTCGCTGCAGACCACTGCTCAGCTGACGCTCAACTCGTCGGTCGACGCCCGCTCGATTCTCGGGTACCGTAAAAAATGCAAAGCCGCTCCGGAAGAAGCCGGTGTGGCTGGCATCACGATCAACGACGTGGTTCTTTATGCCGTTGTCAAAACGCTCATGGAGTTCCCGGAACTCAACGCTCACATGCTGGGCGACAAAATCGTGGAGTTCGGCAATGTCCATCTCGGAATGGCCGTCGATACGCCGCGCGGCCTGATGGTGCCGGTGATTCGTTACGCCAACGCCATGACGCTCAAGCAGCTCTCTGCCGAAGCCAAACGTCTGGCAAAAGCCTGTATAGAAGGTACGATCGATCCGGACGCGCTCACAGGCGGAACCTTTACGGTCACCAACCTTGGCGCCATGGGAATCGAAAGTTTTACGCCGGTGCTCAACGCCCCGGAAGTCGGAATCCTCGGTGTCTGCAATGTGCAGATGAAGCCGGTGATGAACAAAGAGGGCGGCGCAGACTTTGTTCCGCACATGGGACTGTCACTGACCTTCGATCACTGCGCAGCCGACGGCGCGCCGGCGGCCCGCTTCATCGCAAGCCTGCGCACCAAACTGGCTGCTTTTGAACTCACCCTCGCTGGCTAA